A window of Ferrimicrobium sp. genomic DNA:
ACATAGACGCAAGTTTCTGTCACTCTTGAGCGACCCCGAAGCCGAGACCATTCTGGTTGAGCACCGAGACCGGTTCTGTCGCTTTGGTGCCGAATACGTGGAGGCTGCCCTCTGTAAAACCCTGGGCGGTGTACTCAGTGCTCAATCGAGAGGATTGATCGTGCTTGATACCGCCGAGGTGGACGACGACCTTGTCCACGACGTCACAGAGTTACTCACATCGTTGTGTGCCCGACTACATGGACCTAGGTCGGCCTCCAACAGAGCACAAAAAGCTATTGAAGCGGCGTGCTCATGATTGTAATGATGCGAACCAAGGCACAGGCTCAGAGGGTAGCTGACATCACCGGTGGTGTGATCGTTGTCAAAAATGGCAAACCAACACCAAAGGTGCAGTTGCAAGGCGACTTCGAACAGCATCGAGCTGCGGTGGAATCAATAAGTGTATTGTTTAAGCTATGCGAAGACGCTGGTGAGCAAGTCCCGAGCGGCTGGACTGTCACGGGGGCATCCTTTGAGGTCGAGTGGCCAAAAGATCCACGTAAGGCATCGCTCATACGGTCTCACTTCGGAGCCAGAAGAGTTGCCTACAATTGGGCGCTAGCCAAGGTCAAGTCCGACATGGATGCCAAACAGCAGAACGAAGACCACCTCTCTACGCCGTGGACGCTCGAGGCACTACGCAAACAATGGAATATCGAGAAGAACGAAATAGCCCCTTGGTGGGGAGAGAACTCCAAAGAGGCATACTCGTCCGGCATAGCCGATCTGGTACAGGCACTCTCCAACTGGTCAGACTCCAAGAACGGTAGACGACGAGGCAGAAAGGTCGGCTTCCCAAAGTTCAAGTCAAAGAGAAAAGACCAAAACAGGGTGCGTTTTACTACCGGAGCTATGCGTCTTGAGGATGACCGTCGTACCATTGTGTTGCCAATGATCGGCGCACTACGTTCTAAAGAGAACACGCGCAGAATACAGCGCCACCTAGCCAAGAACAATGCCCGTCTGCTCAACTGCACTCTCTCAGAGAGATGGGGGAGACTGTTCGTCTCTTGTCAGCTTGCAGTGAGAACTAACGTCACTTCCAGTCGAACTCCATCAAAGCCAAACGTTCGCGCTGGTGTCGATCTCGGACTGCGATCGTTAGCCACGATAGCGGATGGCGATGGCAACATCAAGGTCTTTCCCAACCCAGCACCACTGCGCACGACGCTCACAGAGCGCCGTAGGGTTGGGCGCAACCTTTCACGACGGATACCCGGTTCAAACGGTTACAGGCGAGCGAAAGCCAAGCTCGCCAAGTTAGACCGTAAGTGCGTATACATCCGTCGTGAAAGCATCCACCAGCTGACTCGTTATTTGGTGGGCAACTACGGCGAAGTTAGGATTGAAGACCTTAACATCGCCGCCATGAGGCAGAGCATGGGAAGACGAGCCTTTCGACGTTCGGTATCAGATGCCGGGCTCGGGAGCTTTCGACCAACACTCACCTACAAGGCTGAACGAGCCGGAGTTAAGATGGTCGTTGTGGATCGCTTCTTCCCCTCATCACAAATCCATCACAACTGTACGGGCAGACTCACAGGCGCAAAGCTCGCCAAGAGACGTAGCCGTGAGACCTGTGACGTTGAGGTGGATCGAGATGACAATGCTGCGCTCAATATCCGCGACTGGTCGGTTACCAGTCCTGGTCTAGTTGAGGCCAGTGCCCTGTCCGTTCCCAGGCCCTTATCGGGTACAGGCGACAGTTCAGATGATGGGATGACTCATCACCTGGAGAGAGGATGTAAGACCAGTAGCAATACTGGCCGTACTCAGAGAGGCAAGAACAACTCTCGGACAAGTGAGCATGAAGTCCGAGACGAGAACCTTGTGAAAGGTGCGTCATTATGAGCGGACTCACTATTAATCACTCAGATGCAACGGTGCTTAGATGATCGAGGTAGTCGAACGAGTTCTGCAGTGGAGGGCACAGGGCAAACGTTGCGCCCTCGCTACAGTTGTGGCGGTTGAAGGCTCGGGGCCGAGAGAGCCTGGTGCCCTGATGGCGGTGAACGAGGATGGTGAAGTCGCTGGGTCAGTGTCAGGAGGGTGTGTTGAGGGAGCCGTTGTCACCGAGGCGTTGTTGCGGCTCGATGCTCCGGAGCCCATACTGCGGAGTTTTGGTATTCTCGGGACCGAGACCCCCAAGGAGGCGACCACCTTGGCTTTTGGATTCTCGGATGACGAGGCGGTAGCCGTTGGCTTGACCTGTGGCGGTACGTTCCATATCTTGGTACAGCCGGAGCTACCCAGCTATCTCAATCGTCTTGCTGAAGCCCTGCAACAAGGTACTCCCTTCGTCATCGCTACGGTCTACTCGGTGAATGAGGATTTGGACTCCTACTTTGTCGAAGAGAACCGTGAGGTTGCCCCACCTGTGGTTGGTGCATCGATGTTGATCCTTGGAGATGGCGAGGTGCTAGGCAGCCTCGGCAACGCGGATCTCGATCGGGTGGTGGCAAGGGATGCTGCCGGGGTAGTGCAGCAGGCCCAGGGGACGAGACGCTCCTATGGTCGAAGAGGTCAGTCGCGCTCCAGGGAGGTTGCTGTGGTGATGGCGGTGTCAGCGCCGCCGCCAACCATGCTGATTTTCGGTGCTGTGGACTTCAGTGATGCACTAGCGCAAGCGGCCAAACTGCTTGGTTATCGAGTGGTGGTAGTCGACGCTCGGGCCGTCTTTGCGACTGAGGCACGTTTCCCGAAGGCGGATGAGGTCGTTGTGGCGTGGCCGAACGATTACCTCACCACATGGGGCGCATCGCTCAGCGAGCGTGATGCCATCTGTATCCTCACCCATGATCCAAAGTTTGATGTGCCAGCCATCGAGGCGGCACTCGCGACTCGCGCAGGCTATATCGGCGTGATGGGATCCCGGCGAACGCAGGCCGACCGAGTCGGCCGACTGGTGGCCCAAGGAATCGCAGCAGAGGAGATTCGTCAACGGGTCTGTGGTCCGATCGGTCTCGATATCGGCGCAAGGACTCCGCAGGAGACCGCTGTTTCGATACTCGCTGAGATTATCGCTCGGCGTGAGCGTCGCCTCGCTGGTTCACTCTCGGAGGCTGCGGGTCCAATTCATACCGAAGGGGCGATGACTTGGTAAACACGGCAGATCAAGAGCTGGGTTCGACGGGGATAGTCGTTCTTGCCGCCGGTTTCGGGAGCCGTTTTGACTCTTCTGTTCATAAGTTGCTCGTTGACCTTCATGGTCGTCCACTAGTGAGCTGGGCCCTCGATGCAGCCGCCGGGGTCCCTGCCGCAGCACATTTTGTGGTCACACGGGATGCAAGTATTGCGTCGTTGTTGCCAGACAACTTTGTGGAGCTTCGGAATCCGCGACCACAGGATGGCCTCGCGAGCTCACTGGCGTTGGCCCTGGATCGGGCAAAGGCCATAGGGTTGGGGGCCGTGACGGTTGGCCTTGGTGATCAGCCGTGCATTCCCAAGGAAGCGTGGAGCAGGGTTGCACGTGCTCGAACTAACGGTGTGGCCATCGCGACCTATGCGGGGGTGAGGGCGAACCCTGTTAAGCTGACACTATCGGTCTTTGGCCTGCTTGAGCGCTTTGGTGATGTCGGTGCGAGATCGATTTTTGATCGTGTCGAGGCCGTAGAGGTCCCTTGTCCGGGAGATCCCTTCGATGTCGATACTCGCCAGGATCTTGAGCATGTACAAGCCGTAGAGAGGAATTGACATGGAGATTGTAAACGAGTTCATCGTACCAGTTGGAGTTGATCGAGCATGGGAGATCCTGACCGATCTCGAGCAGATCGCACCCTGTCTCCCTGGTGCGTCACTCTCCTCGGTCGAGGGTGACGAGCATAAAGGATCCGTGAAGATCAAGGTTGGTCCTATCACTGCGAACTACGCCGGTGTCGCACGCTTTGAGTCCAAGGATCGAGAGCACTATATCGCTGTGCTGCGTGCAGAGGGTCGCGAGACCAAGGGCCAGGGTAACGCCAGTGCGGTCGTTACGGCTCGCCTGATTCCCGAGGGGGACGAGTCGACTCGGGTGACGGTTGACGTGGATCTCACGATCGCTGGCCGGGTTGCTCAGTTTGGACGTGGTGTGCTGAACGAAGTCTCCGAAAAACTCATGGGTGAGTTTGCCCAACGACTGGCCGCCTTGATTGGCCAGAGCGAGTCTGGGGAGGTTGAGGAGATAGACACCGCTGGAGAAGAACACGAGGTTCGTGTCGAGGAGGAACCCCAAGAACTCAATGCCCTTCGTGTCTTGGCAAAGCCCGTCATCAAGCGCCTTGCCCCGGTGGCGGCCGTTTTGATCGTCACCGCGGTTCTGGTGCGTAGACGTGGGCGCCAGCACGTCTGAATCGGCGTGGAATCCTGATGCGGATGATCGCATTTGGGTAGAGGAACAGCTTGGTCGGATCGCAGAGATTCCGTTTCGCACCGCCGTGAGGTCCGCTACTGGACGTCCAATCGTTATCGAGCTTGCGCCCTTTGATCGCAAGGGTACTCCCCAGTCCAACTGGTTCTGGTTGGTTGACCGTTCGTTGGTTGCTGCCGTCTCGCGGTTGGAATCACATGGAGGTGTGCGTCAGGCTGGCGCTTCGGTGAGCCTGGAGGCGCTGGATCTAGCCAATACGACCTACCGTAGCGGCCGACCAGCACTTGCCCATATGCAGGGTCGCGGTGTTGGTGGTGCCCGTGCTGGTGTAAAGTGTCTCCATGCACACGTCGCCTTTTATTTGGCCGGAGGGTTTACTCCTGTCGGGGTATGGGCGACTTGGAGACTCTACCAGTCGGATCGTGAACTACTTGAGGGTCTCCTGGTAGGTATGGCATCGAGTAGGTGACGAGCGCCCGGATGGCGGAATGGTAGACGCAGGGGGCTTAAACCCCCCGGGCCCTTGGGCCATGCGGGTTCGACTCCCGCTCCGGGTACGGTAACGCTGGAATACCAGTGGGGGTATAATTGTTAGTGTCGTTATCGAGGAAGGAAAGAGATGACAACACGTAATTTGACGGCAGCGGACTTCAACGAGACGGTCGAGAGTAACGGGATCGTACTGGTCGACTTTTGGGCAGCCTGGTGTGGGCCGTGTCGGGCGTTTGCTCCGGTCTACGATGAACTCTCTCAAGAACACCCAGATATCGTCTTTGGCAAGGTTGATACAGAGGCAGAGCGAGAGCTTGCTCAGGCGTTTCAGATCATGTCGATTCCGACGTTGATGGCCTTTCGTGACCAGGTGTTGCTCTATGCTCAGCCCGGTGCGTTGCCTCGCCAAGCTCTTGCCGAGATCATCTCCCAGATTGAGGCGCTTGACATGGATGAGGTCCGGCGACAGATCGCCGAACAAGAGGCAGCAGCCGAGTAAGGCTTGCATTGAGCCAGGCAGCGACGAGCAAAGTGGCGATGGGCGCTGCCGTACGGCAGGCTCTGCGCCCAGGTGAGGATCTCGCCTACGGGTACGTCGGCGCCCAGGAGCTCGTGGTGCGGCATCAGAGCCAAGGCCCTACTGCACGGCCTTGGGCCTCGGTCTCGAAGCTGGTCACTGCGCTCGCAGTGCATGTGGCTATCGAGGAGGCGTCCCTGCAGCGAAGCACGCCCCTGGGGGACCAGCAACTCGTTGTGGAGGATCTCCTGTCGCATGCGTCGGGTCTTCCTACTGGCGAGGTAGCCGATGCGTCCATGAGTACACCTTGGCAGGTTCGACCGATTTGCGCGCCTCATGAACGGCGCATATACTCCAACCTCGGCTATGAACTGCTGGGTTATGGAATCGCGCAGTACTGTACAATGCCCTTTCATCAGTACGCGAGGGAAGCTGTCTTGGAGCCTGCTGGCATGACGCAAGCTAGCTATCCTGCAAGCGTACTTGCTACAGGACCAGTGACAGGGGCCGCCTTTGGGCTCATTGGGACAATCGCTGATCTCGTCAGTTTGGTGAGGGTGCTTTGCTATCCTTCGCTTGTCACTGCCGGGACCCTCATGGCGATTCGTACCCCCTTCGCCTCTGAACTAGTCGGTGTTTTGCCAGGCTACGGTCGCCAAGACCCAAACCAGTGGGGCCTCGGACCCGAGATCCGGGGCACGAAAGCGCCGCATTGGATGGGATCAGCGGTATCGGAGCAGAGCTATGGTCATTTTGGACAGAGCGGCTCTTTTCTGTGGATCGATCCCGTTCAGCGGTTTTTCGCTGTCTTTCTCGGCACAAAACCCTTTGGAGCGTGGGCAAAGAATCGGTGGCCAGTGCTCAACAATGCTATTGTCGAGGAGCTTGCCTCCTCGTAGCACTCAGTGATCACAAAGGGGCGTCTGCTATCCTTGGTCCAAGGAGGATACGACGATGACTCGACTCAGTGGCGGCCACAATTCCAACAAGGTGTCTGATGGCATACGGGTAAACCCTATGTACGCCGACGGACCCGATCATGAAATACCAAAGTACCAAATTCCCCCCGTTGGGATGAGCGCCCAGGCAGCTTACCAGTTGATCAGTGACGAGATCGACCTCGACGGTTCTGCACGACTGAATCTTGCTACGTTTGTGACGACCTGGATGGAGCCTGAAGCTGATCAGCTGTATCTCGAGGCAGTCGACAAGAATATCGTCGACAAGGATGAGTACCCACAGACCGCCGCAATTGAAGATCGGTGTATCGCCATTATCGGTGACCTATGGCATGCACCAGACCCAGAAAATGTGATTGGAACTTCAACGACCGGCTCATCTGAGGCATGTATGCTTGCCGGCTTGGCCCTGAAACGAAGGTGGATGGCCAAACGACGAGCTGAGGGTAAGGATGTCGATCGACCCAATATCGTCTTTAGCTCATCGGTGCAGGTCGTGTGGGAGAAGTTTGCGAACTACTTTGAGGTAGAGCCGCGCTACGTCCCTATTACCCATGAGGAGCCGTACCTCACCGCCCGTGGAGTCCTTGAAGCAGTCGATGAGCGAACCATTGGTGTGGTTCCTATTCTCGGCGTGACCTACACCGGCATCTACGAGCCTATCGCGGAGATCACTCGAGCACTGGATGATCTCGCCTCACGGACAGAACTCGATATCCCGGTCCACGTCGACGCGGCATCGGGTGGGTTTGTTGCACCTTTTCTCCAACCAGAATTGGTGTGGGATTTCTCCCTTGAGCGCGTGCACTCGATCAACACTTCGGGTCACAAGTATGGTTTGGTCTACCCGGGTCTTGGCTGGGTATTGTGGCGGACCAAAGATCTGTTGCCTGACGAGTTGATCTTCAAAGTGTCCTACCTTGGGGGCGAGATGCCAACCTTCGGACTCAATTTTTCTCGTCCCGGCGCACAGGTACTGCTCCAGTACTACAACCTGATCCGTTTAGGTTTTGAGGGTTACACACGGGTGCAACGCGAGACTCAACACACCGCCGCCATCATCGCTGCGGGAGTCGATGATCTCGCATCGATGTCGGTCATCGCTCGGGGTGACGCGCTGCCGGTGGTTGCGTGGACCAAAACTGCCGATGCAAACCCCAACTGGAACCTCCACCATCTCTCTTCGAAGCTGCGGGAGCGTGGATGGCAGGTACCAGTCTATCCAATGCCCGATAATTTGTCGGATGAACTCATCATGAGAGCGGTCTTGCGTAACGGCTTCCGAAGTGACATGGCCGCGTTGTTTGTCGATGATATCAAGCGAGCCGTCCAGGAACTCGAGGACCTTGACGCTCCTATGCCAACGTCGTCGCATGTCAACGGCTTCCATCACTAGCGCCTCAGGATTGCACCGCAAGGAGGATGGGCACGCACGACGTTGCCCTTAGGATGCTGTGTCATACTGGAGTGGCAGGGGATCGCGATAAGCATGGAGATTGTGTAGCCTCGTTGCTCCTCGTGGAGGATGTATGCCAAACGAAGATAGTAGCCCACCAACGATGCAACATGAGTCCCTACCGACCCGAGTGCTCGCAGATGTCGGCTCAATCAAGGCGCTCGCGCATCCGCTACGACTTGCGCTGATCGATCTACTGGGGCAGCACGAGAGTATCACGGCGGCCGATGCCGCTCGCATTCTGGGAACGACGGCAGCGAACTGCTCGTTCCATCTTCGACAGCTGGCAAAGTACGACTTTGTGGAAGCGGTTGAGGTTCCCAGTCGACGGGAACACCCTTGGCGTCTCAAGTATCTTGGCATCACCGTTGCCGATGATGCTGGTGAGCTCACGAGCGGCTTCAATGCGCTTGCAGAGCAGATGATTGCAACCGTCGTCGAGCGCTTTAGGGCGTATCGGAGATTTGTCAGCGACCTCAGCCTGGATTGGCGTGAGGTGAGCGGTATCCATGAAGGCACCGGTTGGCTGACCGTTGATGAATTACGAGCACTCGATCGCTCGTTTGGTCATTTCGCTACTCTGGCAGCCGCACGGACTCATGGTTATGAGACGATTCCCCCAGAGGCGCGCAGGGTGGATATTGCGAAGCTCGTCTCTCCCCTTGATTCCCCTCATGAGGATGACTGAGCCGAGGGATAGGGGTGCCGGTGTCCGTATCGACTACGTCTGTGCGGTAAGGCATACCCCGGAGTGTTCGCACCTGCCGTCCGGGCGGTGGACCGCAATCCACGAACGGGTGGACTAGTACGTTGTCATGCATCTATCGGGGTGGGTGCACCTCCTGCCGGTGGTATCAGAAGGCAAAGCTGCCGCTTCCTGTTCGGTGGGTCGAAAAGCTCATTCTCGTCAACGGTTTCGACGAAGAAGACTCCAGCGGCGGCGCTTCACGCGAGTGTCGTTCAATGACCAATGGGCAGATCTGGGTCAGCGGATGGCTCGACCTCCATCGTGGGTGGCAGTGAGCGCAGTGGTCACACAAATCGGAGCTGGGATGAGCAACAAGCGGCGCGAAGCGCTAGCGTGTCCCCGTTGATTCGACAACTTCGCGTGCCATCGTCGAACACCGGCTGGCGAGGTTTGGCGTCGAGTAGCTAGTGACGGCCCCGTCGACTCAAAGGGCCAGCGGGTAGCCGTAGTGGACCCCGACGAGACGGACGAGGACCGTGTCGTTGAGCTGCGACCGAGGTTGCAGCGGGCTTCCGTGCCCATCCAGGGGTAACGAGACGGTTGGAGCTCTGCGAGTGTGGCCCTCGGGTGCGCGAACAGCGATCTACGGGGCTGTTGTGGCCGGCAACCCCCTTGAGGAGAGGATCGTTGTTGCTGGTGTGCAGATTCGGAGCTCCACCCCGAACGTGTGTACAGGGCCACTGCGGTGTGGGCAGTTGCCTGAGGATCGGTCCCGGAGGATTGCCCGGCGAGGTTGACGTCGGCTACAGCCATCGAGGTCGAGTACGCGGCGAACCGTTCCTATTTTGGTACCCGTTGCGGTGAGGCGAGAACTGAACCTGGAGGGCCCGTGGTCGAAGCGCCTTGCACGAGGTGCGGCATGGGTCATAGAACCAACACACGGGGTTGCAATGGTTAGCTCGTCAGAGCAGGTATCAACATTCGGTGAATTTCGTGCCCAAAGGCGTAAGCGCTTGACGGGATTAACTGGGTCATGAAAATGACGCTGAGCTGATCGCGAGGAGCGATAAAAAAGTTTGTACTTGCCATCCCGCCCCACCCAAATTCGCCGTCCAAGCTGAAGTTCTTTGCGGCAGCTGCATTAGTGACCACAGAGACTCCGAGGCCAAAACCTTTGCCTGGTTCGTCAATCGGCTGGGGATGATACCGGCACAGGTCGATCGCGTCGGCACCTCCGGGCAGGTGATTGGTCGTCATCAGATCGACGGTTCGAGGTCCGAGAATTCTGCTACCGTCCAAGGATCCCCGGTGTAGCAACATCAATGCAAAGCGTAGGTAGTCGTCGATTGTAGAGTAAAGTCCACCACCGCCCATATCGACGGGAAAGACTCGTCGTTCCGGGACTGGCCCACCGAGACGATGCATTCCATCGCCTTCAGTCCGTAGGTATAGCCCACCGACCCTGCCAAGTTGATCAGCATCGACCTCGAAGGTGGTATCCATCATTCCGAGAGGTTCGAAGATTTCGGTTCGAAGATACTCTGAGAGCCGCCTACCGCTAATGACTTCAATCAGGCGGCCGACGACGTCGGTGGCTACCGAGTAGTTCCAACCGTGACCTGGGTCAAAAAGAAGCCCAAGTTGCGCGTAGCGATCGACCAGGTCCCCAAGTGTGAGGTCAGCGGGGAGGTTCAGCTCAGAGGCATGCTGGCGATAGAGTGTATCGAGGATTGTTTGATTGTGAAAGCCGTAGGTTAACCCGGCGGTGTGGGTGAGCAAATGCCACACCCGAACAGGTTCGATGGCAGGCCGATATAAGGGTTCTAAGGTTGACCCCCCAGCGAGCACCTGGATGTTGCGAAACGAGGGGATGTAGTCGCCGACTAGGTCTTGGAGATCGACCAGTCCGGCCTCGGCAAGCTGTAATAGCGCGACCGAAGTGATCGGTTTAGACATCGAGTAGATGCGATAAAGAGTTGCGTCGGTGATTGGGGTCTGGGCGACCGGATCAGCTAGTCCATAGTAATGGCGGAGCGCAATCGCGTCATCCCGAGCGATGAGAAGGGCAAACCCCGGGATTTTGCCGGCATCAACATAGGCTTCGATATGCCGTAGCAGGGCTTCAATTTGGGGTCGATGGAGTCCAGCCTCCTCAAGCGATGTCATCTCGATGGTCATAGGAGATTCCTTTCAGATAGGCGTAGGAGTCGTGAACGCTAGACCTTCACCGTTCCTGGACCAAGGTAATGGCACTGCAGCAGCGGCGCTGTGGCGGAGAGCAGATCTTCATAGGATCCGAGCTCCTCGAGCGACTCCTGATGGAGCCGTCGCCAGTGTTCAAGATTGTCATCGATAACCCTCTCGCCCTTAACGATCACTGGAACCTGCAACGGCCGCAACGCATCCGCAGACGTTGAGGAGATGATGGCCTCGGGATCGATTGAGAACTCGTCGATAGCGTGCTGTTCGCGTATGCGTCGGTACGCGGTCTTGGCGCCGCCATCGGAGGTCTTGGCCTCTGACTGTTTGGCGACGGCAATCGGTTCTCCTCCGCGCTCGATGGAGACGAGCTTATAGACGAAACCCGCTGTCGGGATGCCAGAACCGGTCACAAGCTTGGTGCCGACGCCAAAGCCATCGATGGGGGCATCGTGTAGCCGGTGGATCGCTGCCTCGTCGAGATCTCCTGAGACGAGGATCTGTGTTTTTGTCGCCCCAAGGCTATCGAGCAGCTGTCGAGCGGCGATCGAGGTAGCAAAGGGATCGCCTGAATCGATGCGAATAGCGGCAAGTGAGGGTCCGAAAACATCGATAGCCGTGCGGATACCGTTGAGCGTATCGTACGTATCGACGAGTGCCGTTGTCGCTTCTCCCGCGATGGTCCGTTGGGCGCGAAAGGCGGCTGCCTCGCTGTCATGAGCGAGGACGATTGCGTGCCCCATGGTACCGGCCGTTGGAATCGCGTATTGTTGCCCAGCGGCGAGGTTGGAGGTCGCTGCAAAACCCGCAATGTAGGCGGCTCTCGCCGCGACGACACCAGCATTCTCATTGGTACGCCGAGTCCCCATCTCGATCAATGTTCTCCCACGAGCGGCGAGCGCCATTCGTGAGGCCGCAGTGGCGATGGCCGAGTCGAAGTTGAGCGCTGAGAGTAGGAGCGTCTCGAGTATCAGTCCCTCGGCGAAGCTCGCCTCGAGTCGCAGGACGGGAGAGAAGGGGAAATAGAGCTCCCCGTCAGGGTAGGCGTAGATTGAACCCGCAAAGCGGAAGTTGGCCAGATAGTCGAGCGTCTCCTTGGAGCAGATGGAGTTGCGTCCGAGATAGTCGAGATCAGCTTCGTCAAAGGTAAACCCTTCGAGAAGCGTACCGACTCGCGCGGCGCCGGCGGTGACCCCATAGGCTCGCCCCCCCAGCCCACGTCCAAAAATCTCAAAGGTCGCTCGCTTTGTACCGATCCCACTCTGGAGCGATGCTTCGAGCATGGTGAGCTCATACCTATCTGTGAAGAGAGAGGTATGTTCAGCCATGTGCATCGGCGGCTGCAAGGGGTTGTGGTGGCGGCGCGAGCACCGGGGTGTCCTTGCCTCTTCTGGAAAGCAATACGAGCATTAGTACGATCGACCCCGCCAGACTGATCAGCGCGAAGACCTCGACGGCATCCCATACACGGGGCACCGCGAGCCAAAGGTACTCATCGAAGAAGCGTCCGATCGACCAGATACCGTAGGCGGTAACGGCGAGTGAGAGTGCTGGCATCTTCCATTGTGGGTAGAGTCGGGAGAGCCCCAGTACGATCGAAAACGTGATGATCGTTTCGATTGACTGAAAAATAGGCACCGGTATCCGATAGCCAACCTCGCCGGCATACTTCATGCCATACCAAGCGGTGGTCGGATGACCACCACCTGCGAACATGAGCTGGGGACCGAGCAATCGGCCCATGGCCCAGGCGGCCAACAACACCGGAGCTGTTACGTCAGCAGCTGTCCGAAAAGATATTTCTGGGTTGTACTTATGTAGTGCATACAGAGCAACGATCAGACCGCCCGCGATCCCCCCATAGGAGGAGAGACCGCCTTGCCAGACCGCGAACACCAGGATTGGGTGAGCGAGATAGTAGCTGATATTGGCGATGCAGTGTACCGTTCGCGCACCTACCACGGCCATGACGATGATCCATATGAAGGACTTTTCTAGCCACCTTGTCGATAGACCGTAGTGTTGGAACCGGCGGCTCAAGTACCAGTAGGCGAACCAAAACGTGATACCTAGGCCGAAACCATAGGTGTGGAGCACGAGTGGTCCGATGTGGAAAGCAACAGGTATCGGTCGCACTGCGCTTTACCTCCAATCGCTTTGGGTAGTCATTATTCTAAACCAGTCAGGATGGTATTCGTAGACGATGGTGCTCATAGTTGCAGATAGGTCAGAGGGATATCGCTTGCTTGTACGAGGACGGAGGCGATCCATCCGGTGAGCTGGCTGATCGCTACCTGTACCAGTTCGTCGTCATCGATCACCTGCTCATCGATGACACAAGTTGTCTCGTAGACGACCTCAGCACTGAGTTCAGTGTCGTCGGTCGTGATGTCATAGCTCGT
This region includes:
- a CDS encoding IS607 family transposase, which codes for MNSADWALSQGIQPQTAYRWYRTSKMPVPAPKVGQLMLVGDLESEDPKHGSSVIYARVSSSDQKPDLDRQVARVLAFAAEHRYSLERVVTEVGSALNGHRRKFLSLLSDPEAETILVEHRDRFCRFGAEYVEAALCKTLGGVLSAQSRGLIVLDTAEVDDDLVHDVTELLTSLCARLHGPRSASNRAQKAIEAACS
- the tnpB gene encoding IS607 family element RNA-guided endonuclease TnpB — translated: MIVMMRTKAQAQRVADITGGVIVVKNGKPTPKVQLQGDFEQHRAAVESISVLFKLCEDAGEQVPSGWTVTGASFEVEWPKDPRKASLIRSHFGARRVAYNWALAKVKSDMDAKQQNEDHLSTPWTLEALRKQWNIEKNEIAPWWGENSKEAYSSGIADLVQALSNWSDSKNGRRRGRKVGFPKFKSKRKDQNRVRFTTGAMRLEDDRRTIVLPMIGALRSKENTRRIQRHLAKNNARLLNCTLSERWGRLFVSCQLAVRTNVTSSRTPSKPNVRAGVDLGLRSLATIADGDGNIKVFPNPAPLRTTLTERRRVGRNLSRRIPGSNGYRRAKAKLAKLDRKCVYIRRESIHQLTRYLVGNYGEVRIEDLNIAAMRQSMGRRAFRRSVSDAGLGSFRPTLTYKAERAGVKMVVVDRFFPSSQIHHNCTGRLTGAKLAKRRSRETCDVEVDRDDNAALNIRDWSVTSPGLVEASALSVPRPLSGTGDSSDDGMTHHLERGCKTSSNTGRTQRGKNNSRTSEHEVRDENLVKGASL
- a CDS encoding XdhC family protein; translated protein: MIEVVERVLQWRAQGKRCALATVVAVEGSGPREPGALMAVNEDGEVAGSVSGGCVEGAVVTEALLRLDAPEPILRSFGILGTETPKEATTLAFGFSDDEAVAVGLTCGGTFHILVQPELPSYLNRLAEALQQGTPFVIATVYSVNEDLDSYFVEENREVAPPVVGASMLILGDGEVLGSLGNADLDRVVARDAAGVVQQAQGTRRSYGRRGQSRSREVAVVMAVSAPPPTMLIFGAVDFSDALAQAAKLLGYRVVVVDARAVFATEARFPKADEVVVAWPNDYLTTWGASLSERDAICILTHDPKFDVPAIEAALATRAGYIGVMGSRRTQADRVGRLVAQGIAAEEIRQRVCGPIGLDIGARTPQETAVSILAEIIARRERRLAGSLSEAAGPIHTEGAMTW
- a CDS encoding nucleotidyltransferase family protein, whose protein sequence is MVNTADQELGSTGIVVLAAGFGSRFDSSVHKLLVDLHGRPLVSWALDAAAGVPAAAHFVVTRDASIASLLPDNFVELRNPRPQDGLASSLALALDRAKAIGLGAVTVGLGDQPCIPKEAWSRVARARTNGVAIATYAGVRANPVKLTLSVFGLLERFGDVGARSIFDRVEAVEVPCPGDPFDVDTRQDLEHVQAVERN
- a CDS encoding SRPBCC family protein, whose protein sequence is MEIVNEFIVPVGVDRAWEILTDLEQIAPCLPGASLSSVEGDEHKGSVKIKVGPITANYAGVARFESKDREHYIAVLRAEGRETKGQGNASAVVTARLIPEGDESTRVTVDVDLTIAGRVAQFGRGVLNEVSEKLMGEFAQRLAALIGQSESGEVEEIDTAGEEHEVRVEEEPQELNALRVLAKPVIKRLAPVAAVLIVTAVLVRRRGRQHV
- a CDS encoding DUF501 domain-containing protein; the encoded protein is MGASTSESAWNPDADDRIWVEEQLGRIAEIPFRTAVRSATGRPIVIELAPFDRKGTPQSNWFWLVDRSLVAAVSRLESHGGVRQAGASVSLEALDLANTTYRSGRPALAHMQGRGVGGARAGVKCLHAHVAFYLAGGFTPVGVWATWRLYQSDRELLEGLLVGMASSR
- the trxA gene encoding thioredoxin is translated as MTTRNLTAADFNETVESNGIVLVDFWAAWCGPCRAFAPVYDELSQEHPDIVFGKVDTEAERELAQAFQIMSIPTLMAFRDQVLLYAQPGALPRQALAEIISQIEALDMDEVRRQIAEQEAAAE
- a CDS encoding serine hydrolase domain-containing protein — its product is MSQAATSKVAMGAAVRQALRPGEDLAYGYVGAQELVVRHQSQGPTARPWASVSKLVTALAVHVAIEEASLQRSTPLGDQQLVVEDLLSHASGLPTGEVADASMSTPWQVRPICAPHERRIYSNLGYELLGYGIAQYCTMPFHQYAREAVLEPAGMTQASYPASVLATGPVTGAAFGLIGTIADLVSLVRVLCYPSLVTAGTLMAIRTPFASELVGVLPGYGRQDPNQWGLGPEIRGTKAPHWMGSAVSEQSYGHFGQSGSFLWIDPVQRFFAVFLGTKPFGAWAKNRWPVLNNAIVEELASS